A single region of the Salvia miltiorrhiza cultivar Shanhuang (shh) chromosome 8, IMPLAD_Smil_shh, whole genome shotgun sequence genome encodes:
- the LOC131000477 gene encoding LOW QUALITY PROTEIN: cysteine-tryptophan domain-containing zinc finger protein 7 (The sequence of the model RefSeq protein was modified relative to this genomic sequence to represent the inferred CDS: deleted 1 base in 1 codon; substituted 1 base at 1 genomic stop codon) has protein sequence MISVGSRDGRKRIGLGLDMEETELEEGEALGYHEEGEDSTIDPDIALSYIEEKVHRFLGHLQKDFEGGVSAENLGAKFGGYGSFLPTYQRSPSWSHTKSPAEAHNYESPRSPRKPHTEDQRQNSLASSSASPSIRPHAASGKSLSVGSSLKGNGYLKAKHAEESSLKSEINKKSVNDQRTLKVRIKVGSENLSAQKNAEIYSGLGLVVSPSSSMDDSPTTSEGQCVKLLGVPEASPTSILQIMTSYSGELLLSPLSEDLIHLTEKRKFRGKCETKSVEKTSKKSGLLGNGSLSSRSNHKVTEQKKVVSSEKDDDFFTELSSQKNNAFVDNNVSPLKKEKENDSDVFGYEELLKLPLLSSSQHIVANPSKDVSPATIATKDGMKRETFSPFIEKEHLESAPAQDASRAEKLGGRSGSSGKASESKEGNLVGTVAACPQEDICKAEKPLDQLESNASKGIKALTSAEPTDPLKQLVTQKGGSVNEEGLESSLEKSSTGGKRKRKEAQNKGSEGAYVVKDELMVESSLGPKSGKSSHTNSFISKNDVPDLQKEHEKPRDRYKDFFGDVEFEDDDNESVSGEMTSSGRLKDPQLVGKRNINKDHNMSREKHTGRNSEKTLEKYAKPVSRSAPPLENGPSSEAPAGSIPLVQEDWVLCDKCKTWRLLPLGTNPKSLPDKWLCRMLTWLPGMNRCSIPEEETTNALRALYHPVASVPVPPPEGQEVRPNNSIMASVGMTSADSKPLAQEHQDVAIPTASNSGKKKHGSAVAAANSADIDGSTNSSNSRKEEPWYVGKNNXINSTNNSPSVDASGQHMRQASVALEKCSDAKAEKISQVSSSDKGTSVKIKSNRESDLEGSRASKRMKSEELHCDDENWTSDNGGGASTKAGRRSSSLSNYPSGNDRDKYNNHKDFSGESMKSIVSSMNVDLHVPSPAADGLLCSGKYDDEDSRKRRAKENHGSRTHIEPVSNSGQHYLHSGDFIEDLSESEHRKEKKARLSMSGGKSMSGSKASVGAGRKSKSMKDQHDGQLVNGTQAVDYLKSDMASAHPSVAANSSSSKVSGSHRTRTNGQEVKGSPVESVSSSPLRFPMSIRSHHLGKASMDGLIFMILLLPTREGFQAMMMDGNDRTGLDKIDAVLTVNDHVDDVHSNQLCHSNQYASTKHYSEQSKAETRTNNDQSQSGVHSKKSGKVSSSHSKDKARVSGSDLDKIKIKASDSRNDASDHMHLHEEKSKSRRNKSDEKSGTPKKGEKFISKKDMAGGMSSESSKAPSQKKFGHDGQDAIRDKKHELPQEHENEKLPKKSNQTEIRGNGKSHSLPPLARIQTDHAPVSGSQKENSLKGLAVDASDNGDALKASNQRKKSENSNGQPMRHPTPNSHKIRDVDAPSPVRRDSSSHAANTILKEAKDLKHMADRLKNSGTSIGLYFEAALKFLHGASLLESGSSEATKHNELMHSLHIYSSTAKLCEFCAHDYEKSKDMGAAALAYKCMEVAYMRVVYSSHSNTSRDRTELQNALQISAPGESPSSSASDVDNLNHQATADKAASAKVVGSPQVSGNHIITSRNRSGLLRVLNFAQDVTFAMEASRKSRIAFTAATSRLGETHKEGIRSLKDALDYNFQDVEGLLQLVRFAMDAISR, from the exons ATGATATCTGTGGGCAGTAGAGATGGTAGAAAGAGGATAGGTTTGGGATTAGATATGGAAGAAACTGAGCTTGAAGAAGGAGAGGCTCTCGGTTATCACGAGGAGGGAGAAGATTCCACCATTGACCCTGATATTGCTCTCTCTTACATT GAGGAAAAAGTCCATAGATTTTTGGGTCACCTCCAGAAAGATTTTGAAGGTGGTGTTTCAGCTGAGAATTTGG GGGCGAAATTTGGTGGCTATGGTTCATTTTTACCTACTTATCAACGGAGTCCATCTTGGTCCCATACAAAAAGTCCAGCTGAGGCTCATAACTATGAGTCACCAAGATCCCCGAGAAAGCCACATACAGAG GATCAGAGGCAGAATTCTTTAGCTTCATCAAGTGCTTCTCCATCGATAAGGCCCCATGCTGCTTCAGGAAAATCTTTATCAGTAGGAAGTTCCTTAAAAGGCAATGGCTACTTAAAAGCTAAACATGCTGAGGAATCAAGCTTAAaaagtgaaataaataaaaaatctgtGAATGATCAGAGAACACTGAAGGTCCGAATCAAAGttggatctgaaaatttgtCAGCACAGAAGAATGCTGAAATCTACAGTGGACTTGGTCTTGTAGTTTCACCATCTTCTTCAATGGACGACAGTCCCACAACTAGTGAAGGGCAATGTGTTAAACTTTTGGGTGTGCCGGAGGCATCACCAACCAGTATACTTCAG ATTATGACGTCTTATTCTGGGGAACTGCTTCTATCCCCTCTTTCCGAGGATCTGATTCATCTTACAGAAAAAAGGAAATTTAGGGGAAAGTGTGAAACTAAATCAGTCGAAAAAACAAGCAAAAAATCTGGGTTGTTAGGGAATGGATCTCTTTCTAGTAGGAGCAACCACAAAGTTACTGAGCAGAAAAAGGTCGTGTCATCTGAAAAGGATGACGATTTCTTCACAGAATTATCATCTCAGAAAAATAATGCTTTTGTGGATAATAATGTTTCTCCATtgaagaaggaaaaagaaaacgATAGTGATGTGTTTGGGTATGAGGAGCTTTTGAAACTTCCACTTTTATCGAGTTCTCAGCATATTGTTGCCAATCCGTCAAAGGATGTGTCACCTGCAACAATTGCTACGAAAGATGGGATGAAGCGAGAAACCTTCTCCCCGTTCATTGAGAAGGAACATTTGGAGAGTGCACCGGCTCAAGATgctagcagagctgaaaagttgGGTGGGAGGTCTGGTTCATCGGGCAAGGCTTCTGAATCTAAAGAAGGAAATCTTGTCGGTACTGTTGCAGCTTGCCCTCAGGAGGACATATGCAAAGCAGAAAAACCTTTGGACCAGTTGGAATCTAATGCCTCTAAGGGAATAAAAGCTCTCACTTCTGCTGAGCCCACTGATCCCTTGAAACAGTTAGTCACTCAGAAAGGTGGATCAGTTAATGAGGAAGGTCTGGAATCGTCTCTTGAAAAATCATCAACTGGGGGTAAGAGGAAACGGAAGGAAGCTCAAAATAAAGGCTCTGAAGGTGCATATGTGGTAAAAGACGAGTTAATGGTTGAGTCTTCTCTGGGTCCTAAAAGTGGGAAGAGTTCTCATACTAATAGtttcatatctaaaaatgaTGTGCCTGATCTCCAGAAGGAGCATGAGAAACCAAGGGACCGCTATAAGGACTTCTTTGGAGATGTAGAATTTGAAGATGACGACAATGAATCAGTTTCTGGGGAAATGACATCCTCGGGAAGGTTAAAGGATCCTCAACTTGTTGGAAaaagaaacataaataaagatcatAACATGTCTCGAGAAAAACATACAGGCAGAAATTCTGAAAAAACACTAGAGAAATATGCTAAACCTGTTTCCCGGTCAGCTCCTCCCCTTGAAAATGGTCCGAGTTCTGAAGCTCCAGCTGgatcgattcctctggtccAAGAAGATTGGGTTTTATGCGATAAGTGTAAAACATGGAGACTACTTCCACTTGGTACTAATCCCAAAAGTCTTCCTGATAAATGGCTTTGTAGGATGCTTACTTGGCT GCCTGGGATGAACCGTTGTAGCATCCCAGAGGAGGAGACAACTAATGCTTTAAGGGCCCTTTACCATCCTGTTGCTTCAGTTCCGGTCCCTCCTCCCGAGGGTCAAGAGGTTCGGCCAAATAATTCCATTATGGCTTCGGTGGGGATGACCTCAGCTGATTCTAAGCCTCTGGCTCAAGAACACCAAGACGTTGCCATCCCAACTGCATCAAATAGTGGGAAGAAGAAACATGGGTCTGCAGTGGCTGCTGCAAATTCAGCGGATATAGATGGTTCCACCAACTCTTCGAACTCACGGAAGGAAGAACCTTGGTATGTTGGgaaaaataactaaattaaCAGCACGAACAACTCACCTTCTGTAGATGCATCTGGACAGCATATGCGGCAAGCAAGTGTGGCACTAGAGAAGTGCAGTGATGCTAAAGCAGAAAAAATATCACAAGTCAGCTCTTCTGATAAAG GTACAAGTGTAAAGATAAAGAGCAACCGTGAGTCTGATTTGGAGGGTTCTAGAGCTTCTAAAAGAATGAAGAGCGAGGAGTTACATTGTGATGATGAAAATTGGACTTCTGACAATGGTGGCGGGGCTTCCACGAAAGCAGGCCGTCGCTCTTCCAGTCTGTCAAACTATCCATCTGGTAATGATCGAGACAAGTACAATAACCATAAAGATTTTAGTGGTGAATCCATGAAAAGTATAGTATCAAGTATGAATGTAGATTTGCATGTTCCGTCACCTGCAGCCGATGGTTTGCTCTGTTCTGGAAAATATGATGACGAAGATTCTAGAAAGAGGAGAGCgaaagaaaatcatggttctaggACTCATATTGAGCCTGTTTCCAATTCAGGACAACATTACTTGCACTCTGGTGATTTTATAGAAGATTTGAGTGAAAGTGAACAccgaaaagaaaagaaagctaGACTTTCCATGTCTGGAGGAAAATCTATGAGTGGAAGCAAAGCCAGTGTAGGGGCCGGCAGAAAAAGCAAAAGTATGAAGGACCAACATGATGGGCAGCTTGTGAATGGCACTCAAGCAGTAGATTATTTGAAAAGTGACATGGCTTCTGCACATCCTTCAGTTGCTGCCAATTCAAGCTCTTCCAAGGTATCTGGCTCGCATAGGACCAGAACCAATGGCCAGGAAGTTAAAGGTTCCCCAGTTGAATCAGTTTCCTCATCCCCTCTGAGATTTCCT ATGTCGATAAGGTCACATCATCTCGGAAAAGCCTCGATGGACGGACTGATTTTCATGATTCTGCTGCTGCCAACCCGGGAAGGTTTTCAGGCAATGATGATGGATGGGAACGACCGAACAGGATTGGATAAAATAGATGCAGTTCTTACCGTCAATGATCATGTCGATGATGTCCACAGCAATCAGTTATGTCATAGTAATCAGTATGCTAGTACAAAACATTATTCTGAGCAATCCAAAGCTGAAACAAGAACAAACAACGACCAATCTCAGAGTGGAGTTCACTCAAAGAAATCTGGAAAAGTTTCGTCTTCACATTCTAAAGACAAGGCTCGTGTGTCTGGTTCTGACTTAGACAAGATTAAAATCAAGGCTTCTGATTCAAGAAATGATGCTTCAGATCACATGCATTTGCATGAGGAGAAGTCAAAGAGTAGAAGAAACAAGTCAGATGAGAAATCTGGCACTCCTAAAAAGGGCGAGAAGTTTATTTCCAAGAAAGATATGGCTGGAGGAATGTCAAGTGAGAGCTCTAAAGCACCAAGTCAAAAGAAATTTGGCCATGATGGACAAGATGCTATCAGAGATAAGAAGCATGAACTCCCacaagagcatgaaaatgagaaattaCCCAAGAAAAGCAACCAGACTGAAATCCGCGGGAATGGGAAGTCACACTCACTTCCACCCCTAGCAAGAATACAGACTGACCATGCTCCTGTTTCTGGATCTCAGAAGGAAAATAGTTTAAAAGGTTTGGCTGTTGATGCATCCGATAATGGTGATGCACTAAAGGCGTCAAATCAGAGAAAGAAATCTGAGAACTCAAATGGTCAGCCTATGAGGCATCCAACCCCAAATTCTCATAAAATTCGGGATGTTGATGCTCCAAGTCCTGTTCGAAGGGACTCCTCCAGTCATGCTGCTAATACCATTTTAAAAGAGGCGAAGGACCTCAAACACATGGCTGATCGTCTTAAG AATTCTGGTACCAGTATTGGTCTTTACTTTGAAGCTGCCCTCAAGTTTCTCCATGGAGCCTCTTTGCTCGAATCCGGAAGTAGTGAAGCCACTAAGCATAATGAACTGATGCACTCATTGCATATATATAGTAGCACTGCAAAACTCTGCGA GTTTTGTGCCCATGACTATGAAAAGTCAAAAGACATGGGTGCTGCTGCTTTGGCCTACAAATGTATGGAGGTCGCTTACATGCGAGTGGTTTATTCATCTCATAGCAATACAAGCAGGGATCGGACCGAGTTGCAAAATGCTCTACAAATTTCTGCCCCTG GTGAATCTCCTTCCTCATCTGCCTCTGATGTCGACAACTTGAACCACCAAGCGACAGCAGACAAGGCTGCCTCAGCCAAAGTAGTGGGCTCTCCTCAAGTTTCTGGAAACCATATCATCACTTCACGGAACCGTTCTGGTCTTCTGCGTGTTCTGAACTTT GCACAGGATGTTACCTTCGCAATGGAAGCTTcaagaaaatcaagaattgcTTTCACAGCTGCTACGTCAAGACTTGGAGAAACCCACAAAGAGGGTATCCGTTCACTTAAAGACGCGCTTGATTACAACTTCCAAGATGTTGAGGGTTTATTGCAGCTTGTGCGATTTGCAATGGATGCCATCAGCCGTTAA